The following are encoded together in the Mesoterricola sediminis genome:
- a CDS encoding AMP-binding protein, with protein sequence MRQRLLHRLLTSDAPAVQRLGSPEALSYRQLGCAVAALQGLLIRETASKAKPRLRVGLFMPNGPEWVCADLALLLAGHCEIPVPLEFTPEQASSLLKDVDVCLVTPAERDAPQMACVPRQRRIVVRLENLHCKPGESLSMASDPARPPRDPAIAKAIHTSGTTSEPKGVLLSFKAIEAKVDTLSTLIGESRLRRYLSLVPLSLLLEQICGIYLTLSAGGTLILLPTGEKPLTGGGHPAGHFIPFLRKAQPTFMVVPPAVVEAMKDHALEGCLANLPLRLDLFGTPFPPLIACGGAPIARTTLETLAGLGLDIFEGYGLSETASAVSWNLPGSAKLGSVGRPLPDCEVALSGEGELLVRTSTPFSGYLGADPGACAVRPDGFLETGDLASIDEDGFIHIRGRRKNVFINSAGRNVSAEWIEGILAGMPEIQAAVVFGEGQAHPVAMIVPGARASPEAVLRAVARANARLPDYARIRNFTTRPPGSRDLQPFFTITGRPRRDQLGAAFSQTIAELSRSIHPHL encoded by the coding sequence ATGCGTCAGCGCCTCCTTCATCGCCTCCTCACCAGCGATGCTCCGGCCGTCCAGAGGCTGGGATCGCCTGAAGCCTTGTCCTATCGTCAACTCGGCTGCGCTGTCGCGGCCCTTCAGGGCCTGCTGATCCGGGAAACCGCGTCCAAAGCAAAGCCCCGGCTGCGCGTGGGCCTTTTCATGCCCAACGGGCCGGAGTGGGTGTGCGCTGACCTGGCCCTGCTGCTGGCCGGGCATTGTGAGATCCCCGTCCCGCTGGAGTTCACACCCGAGCAGGCCAGTTCTCTGCTGAAGGACGTGGATGTGTGTCTGGTCACACCCGCTGAACGGGATGCCCCCCAGATGGCCTGCGTCCCTCGGCAGCGAAGAATCGTCGTGCGGCTGGAGAACCTGCATTGCAAACCGGGCGAGAGCTTGTCCATGGCTTCGGATCCCGCCCGGCCTCCCCGCGACCCTGCCATCGCCAAGGCCATCCACACCTCGGGTACGACTTCTGAGCCCAAGGGTGTCCTGCTCTCCTTCAAGGCTATCGAGGCGAAGGTTGACACGCTGTCCACCCTGATCGGTGAGAGCCGGCTCCGGCGGTATCTCAGCCTCGTGCCCCTGAGCCTGCTCCTGGAGCAGATCTGCGGAATCTACCTGACCCTCTCCGCAGGAGGGACCCTGATCCTGCTTCCGACCGGGGAGAAACCCCTCACGGGTGGTGGCCACCCGGCTGGGCATTTCATTCCCTTCCTTCGGAAAGCGCAGCCGACATTCATGGTCGTGCCCCCCGCCGTGGTGGAAGCCATGAAGGACCATGCCCTCGAAGGATGCCTCGCAAACCTGCCGCTCAGGCTCGATCTTTTCGGCACTCCGTTCCCGCCGCTCATCGCCTGCGGCGGCGCCCCCATCGCCCGCACCACCCTTGAGACCCTGGCCGGCCTGGGGCTGGACATTTTCGAAGGCTACGGCCTCAGTGAAACGGCCTCCGCCGTCTCCTGGAACCTGCCCGGCAGCGCCAAGCTCGGGTCCGTTGGACGTCCCCTCCCGGACTGCGAGGTCGCCCTTTCCGGGGAAGGCGAACTCCTCGTGCGCACTTCCACCCCCTTTTCGGGCTACCTGGGCGCCGATCCCGGCGCCTGTGCCGTGAGGCCCGACGGATTCCTGGAAACCGGCGACCTGGCCTCGATCGACGAGGATGGGTTCATCCACATCCGGGGCCGGAGGAAGAACGTCTTCATCAACAGCGCCGGCCGAAATGTCTCTGCGGAATGGATCGAAGGGATCCTGGCGGGAATGCCGGAGATCCAGGCTGCAGTGGTGTTCGGGGAAGGACAGGCCCATCCCGTCGCCATGATCGTCCCCGGGGCCCGGGCCAGCCCCGAGGCCGTGCTCCGGGCCGTCGCCAGGGCCAATGCTCGATTGCCGGACTACGCGCGCATCCGGAACTTCACCACACGGCCCCCTGGCTCCAGGGACCTCCAGCCCTTCTTCACCATCACGGGCCGCCCTCGCCGCGACCAGCTGGGCGCGGCCTTTTCACAGACGATCGCCGAGCTGAGCCGCTCCATTCATCCACACCTTTGA
- a CDS encoding thermostable hemolysin: protein MRNCWPASPCRLAMSGPFFSEHYFHEPAESAFSRALGGPVDRNQILEVGGLAATRNGAGKDLVSHTPWFVLGLGYRFGLVTATRQVRHLLSKAGMEFLPIAAADRAALPQADQSVWGDYYENDPITGVIDFLASCQEVATRRMAKYQVGDMLMRIRERKAG, encoded by the coding sequence ATCAGGAACTGCTGGCCTGCGTCACCTTGTCGGCTGGCGATGAGCGGCCCTTTTTTCTCGGAGCATTACTTCCACGAGCCGGCGGAATCCGCCTTCAGCCGGGCCCTGGGGGGCCCCGTGGACCGGAACCAGATCCTTGAGGTCGGGGGGCTGGCGGCGACCCGGAACGGCGCCGGCAAGGACCTGGTGAGCCATACGCCCTGGTTCGTCCTCGGGCTCGGGTACCGTTTCGGGCTTGTGACCGCCACGCGGCAGGTACGCCATCTTCTCAGCAAGGCGGGCATGGAATTCCTTCCCATCGCCGCGGCGGACCGGGCCGCCCTGCCCCAAGCCGACCAATCCGTCTGGGGGGACTATTACGAGAATGACCCCATCACGGGCGTGATCGACTTCCTCGCTTCCTGCCAGGAGGTGGCCACCAGGCGAATGGCCAAGTACCAGGTCGGAGACATGCTGATGCGGATCCGGGAAAGGAAGGCGGGCTGA